DNA sequence from the Juglans microcarpa x Juglans regia isolate MS1-56 chromosome 5S, Jm3101_v1.0, whole genome shotgun sequence genome:
AGTTTTGCCTTTTAATCTTGGTTATTTTGCTTTCAAGGAAGAACAATTTGGATCTATGAGTACGGTAATAAGGTATCAAAGTTGTGTTTTTCAGAAGCTTTTGGACATCTTGCTTGGTATCCGAAACTCATATTGGAAGGACCATGCCGGGGAAACTACTTCACCGGAAAAATTTGAACATTAAAGCAGAAGTGAGTTATGTGAATGCTGAAGAAGCAAAGAAACTAATATCAGTTGAGGAGTATACAATTCTGGATGTGCGGGACAAATCTCAATATGACCGagctcatataaaatcatgttatcATGTGCCTCTTTTTATTGAAAACCAAGATAATGATTTTGGTAAGCTTTCTTCCTATGCGTGTGTTTGTGTGTCTGTTGCCAAAGGCCTGTGGCCTGATTGGCATAACCTACAACCTTCAAAATGGAGGTCTGGAAAACCCCCTccccaactcaaaaaaaaaaaaaaaaaaaagtctgttCTTGTTAATACAGCGTTTACTGTTTATTCCTTCTCTATGCCTCTGTAGATTTGCAGAGTCTTTTGGGTTCCATAATTTTCTTTAGCTGGCAATTTTGGTGCAGGTACAATCCTAAAGAGGACAGTACACAACAATTTTTCGGGGTTGTTCTTTGGGCTGCCATTCACTAAACTCAACCCTGATTTTGTGCAATCTGTTAAGAGCCAATTTTCGCCAGGAAGCAAACTCTTACTAGTCTGTCAAGAGGGATTGAGGTTAGTTTCCATACATTAGGTACAATCTAAAGTGGGACTTTGAGAGTACgtccattttatttctttttactttacATTGAGTTATGTTCTGCCTAATCTAGAAACCTTTTGACAGGGTTCTGTTTCCTTTTCAATGTCAAGGTCTGCTGTTGCTGCAAAAGAGCTAGAGCAAGCTGGTTTTCAAAACATAGCATGCATAACATCAGGCCTTCAAGCTGTGAAACCAGGTTAAAATttcattctaacacttctacTGAATCTGGCTAATCCTGTAAGGGGTAgataaagaaaggaaaggattTGTGTTTGCAGGAACATTTGATTCTGTCGGAACCACTGAATTAAAGGATGCGGGCAAAGGCGGATTGATTACAGTTCAGGGAAAAATCTCAGCTGTACTAGGAACAGTACTTGTCTGTAAGTTCTTCTTCAAAAGCCTCATGAGGCTACCATGCTGATATGCTTCatctctcaaaaaataaaaatcatacctaaaaaaaataaaaattgtgcaGGTGCATATCTATTCATTACCTTCTTCCCCGAGCAAGCAGAGAAGCTGTTCCAAATTGCACCAGTGAGCTAGGCTTCATAAAAAGCTAAGACTTTGCAGTACCTCTcaaatagttttaaaatgaaGGAGATTGTTCATGTGGGAGGAAAGTCTGTTAATACGTGTAATGGTCGCCTAAATTAAAATAGTAGAACGCCATTTTTAATGCGTGGTTAGTATGCTTTCGATGTAAAAATTGCAAGCCCCTTCTCATTATATGCTGCTACTAACCAACCATGTTTGTTAAAATGGGGTAATGAAATCGCTTGAATCtatgcatatatacatgtaGCCACGACTCACAAATCCGTAGCATAATGCTCCTGCTGATCCCTTTTATGATCATTAAGGTTCTTGGCCACGACATTCCCTTTAGCAGAGCCATCTCTAGTTTCTATTACAATCATTTGAAGTTTAGcttctttttttatgatatgaaACCTAACAAAAACAGGATCATACTACCTttattacaactattttataattttattttgaagtacAAATTTAATATGCAAGTATGATCATTTGCGTTTCTTTTTTTGACACCTTGGCGCAGCAAGAATGTTGATACATACATTCAGTGCAACAGAACCCTTCTCCAGTTTCTATTTCAAGGCagaaaatatgatattttataagtataaacCTTTGAAGTTTACCTTATGTAGGATTTTGTCGAAGGAGATCGTGTATTTAAGAATTACTTTGAACCAATCCGTAATTTGTTGATATGCCAACTCTCATCATACCCCACCCCTTTCCATCCCAATCTCGGACGAATTACAGCAAGTGTTCGATATCCAGCTGCAAATTCCAGTTGAGATTCACGGAAAATTTGTTCGGGAAGAGTGAActcaaaaactaaataaattggGAGCAAAACTTGAAAGCTAAAGAAATTCAGCATGCTAGACCAAGAGAAAATTCACAACACCGTGAACCTAGTTAACAGAATATTACAgccagattttcttttttcaaaaattaaacatTACAAATGAGATTAGAAAATGTATCTTCAATTCCACTTTGTGCACCAGTTTCAGTGCATATATAGCTATATTACCATTCTGAAGAACAATAAAGTTGATTCTCAGCTGCCTGCAGTACCACCAGGAGTGGGAACAGGAACTTGGTGACGGTTGAAAATTAAAACTAGAGATCTCACTTCGGTAACATCCTTAATTGTGACATTGCATCATAACAATTTATCAGTCACCTTGTAGGCAGTAAAGTTGACGGATGTTTCCTGAAGCTGTGGGTAAAAATGCAACATAGTTAAACCTCATTAAATAGTATGTGGTGataatattgttgttttattattatttgcaaaGAGACCGATCCCAACCCTCACCATCTGAAACATATAATATACGGAAAGAAACActgcaaaaataaaaggatttcATCCAGCACCACTTTTTGTGTTGGCTTTCAGACAATGACAACAACTCTAGAATGTGTGGAGTCtgtggaagaaaaaatattctgtAGAACCAGAAAATTTATCCCCATCAAAAGATTAGGCCACCACCAAACAAGCAAGCCTGGTGCAACTGACCCACCTCAGCTACGTCTGTTTCCAAGCAATATCAAAGCCAAAAGATGACTAGCATGTAACATTTCTAGTCAAACCCTCAAGTTACACATTTTATATCTCCAGAACATGAAGATTCTAGCATGCAAGCTATCTTCGTATTTGCATTGATTAAAGCTAGACACACCCAGCAAGGAAAGCAAAAGGAATGGAGAGTCGGATTTCTTTTATAGAAACACCATAAAACAGGAATTCAAAAGTTAGTATGACAGAAATTTCATTGGACCAAAATTTCCCACGATGTTGCAAGTAATGTGTTAAAAGTAATTCAATAATTGCCTTACATACAGAGTAACTACACAACTCCATGCTTCTCAATGATCCCCTGAAGCAAAGAGAAGTTGGGAATTTTATTCATGAGAACCACTTCTCgcttttttattaaactttggTTTGTGAATGAGAGTCTTATAAGCAATTAGCAGGGACTGGAATACTATTTCCAATTATATGACTCCTTGCCTAATGGTAGAAGATGGGGGTGTCTTGGAAGACTCCAGAGACATTGACCGAACTCTTTTAGGGATAAACAACATAACATCACAGTTAATAAAATTCAGACAACAGCCAACTAGTCCTAATGAATAATGTGGataataagaagaaagaaacccTCAAGAATATTTTAGCACTGTCTTATCAAAAATCCTTTCAGAACCAAAGGCACATCAGACAACCAGCACTAGAGTGTGAAAGCTACCTCAACAAAAATTTAACAGAGTTACattacaaatgaaataaaagatgacTAATAGAATTCTGTACTGGGGTGGATCTCTTGCAAGCACCTTTTCTTTGCTAGTTTGGTGGATCTCTTGAATACTTTCTGTGTACTCGGCTTTCATTTCTCCAgttattaatgatttttttccatGGCTAAATGCTTCTTTCTCAccaataaaatttatgtttgccaataaaaaaaatcttaataaaatctcatcttatattaaaatgagttatttatatGAATATGGGTTTATGGGCTGGTCCAGACTCCAAATGCATATAATTTTCAAGCAGCTTTTAGATCATGTATCAATAAAACAGACAGCTGAAAGAGAAAATCATTACCATATAACCAGTCTTTGAAATATACATGAAGTGCAGATGATAACTCTCGTTTCCGATTTTCTTCAAGGGGTGCTTCCCTCAATAATTGTTTGATCTCCCCCAAGTTTTTTTGCTGGAAAAACATCAATTAGAATTACAAAACCCCTCAATACATAACAAACCCcgttaatataataaaaatgtcaCATCTCAATTAATCAGCATGGTTCAGTGGACATACATTTCTCTGCTGAGCCATCAAATAAACATCTGGTAGTGGGAATGGGTTGTCTTTCGTAGACCCAGAGGATTCACATCCAAACCAGTCTGGAATCTAGTGTGTCAATGAATAAAAGAGGCATATACACCATAAATAAGttcaagaagaggaaaaagctCTAAAAAAAACCCCAGCccccaagaaattaaaaaaaaaaaaaaaagcccaagtCAATATGGGCTCGCGTGCACACACCCCACaagaaaagaacataaaaataaactaaaacagaGATACTGTCCAGAAATCTATGTACTGGGTTTCATAGACTATTTAATTGCTCACAACACACCAACAAATGAAGCACTGAAAAACTTCCCACCCAAGTTAGCACAAGCAAAGTATAAAACATACCAAAAAGTTCGTGAACTGGTCAGGGTCCAGGCGTGTAGCTGATTCAGCCTGCACATCAGAGACACCTGCAGGATGAGATAATGAATCATGTGGATCAACCATTCCTAGCGCCAGGGGCTCGTCCCATCTATTAATTGTAGCCCTGACGCCAACCTCATTCATGTGCTCTTCCAAGTGAGAGTAAAATGTATTGTATGGTGCCACCTAAAACATTAGGgtaatgaaaattatatacgatattgttaaatattaatattacttatatacAAAAACACATTATAATACTGCTTAACAAAATGCTTCATAGAATGaaggaaacttttttttttttattggcaccaggtgtttGGGAACAGCGTCTTGACTAATTCCGGGGGTAcacaggcccttggcaaggagtttcttGCAAGtacacctcaggtaattcaaggggaaaaccccccagtccgatggcccctagagagattgtttacacccaagagaatttgaaccttagacctggggtgAAGCATACACCCCCAAgccccaaggcctttaccactcaggccaacccctaggggtcaAGAATGAAGGAAACTTGTGCCAAGCCTTGTTCATTTTTTGAACAGTgactatttcatttaaaacaaaattgacACTGAAGCTTTCCAGACAACCTAGTTGTCCAATTTGTCATAAAAATGACAActtaatgaagaaaaaatatccAGCGAATACAAAGGTCCCTTGTTGAGCACATATCCAGcgagataaaataaaaacatcaaacaGTAAATCTGATCAACTAAAGATCTCAGAGAGCTCTATACATTCAAAAGTATAACCACAATCCTTTGAGAACAGAGGACAACGCCAAGATTGTCTATTATCAGAAACACAAAATTACAGTGAGTTAATTATAAATTCAATTATTCAAATCCAATCATGATAGACTAAATGCACAACCACACTCGGGGAACCTTTGccaattttatattataatgtcAACACTACATTATAGCCAAGCAGTGCTGACTGGTAACTGCATAGGGGGATTGAAGTAAATAGTTTGAGACACTCACCTGAAGCTTATGGTTATCACCAACAATAAGCGGTTGCTGGTTTACCCCCAGAAAGAACACACATTCTCTGCAGTTTGCAATGCAGATTCGTTTTGCTGCTGTAATCACATGAACTCGTTCACAATGCTCAATCCTTACAGCCTGTAAAAGCCCACATCATTTAAGATGCATTCAAGTCAGTTTCCATTCAGATGTTCACCATTCATAATTGATAAGAATTGCAATGAATTAAGTTAGCAACCCGTCTTTTCATTTCCAAGAGCTCATTTGACATAAgcatgcatgatatgcaagCTGCGTTAACATGGTGGCAAAATGGGGGCTTAGTAATCACTTAACCAAACAATATCCGCTCGGTAATTGTTTTTGAAATGTTTATACCAGTAAAAATGCTACAcatacaaaaatgaaaacatatatcATTTCTCAGAGGAAGCAATGCTGCTTCAACCAAGTATACTAACTGCagtgaaagaaaatttttaatctGTTTGACAACATAATAAAACAATTGATAAATAATGGATAACAGCTGACAAAACAGCAAACAAAACTTTCTAATCTCAAACAACTAAAGATAAATGATCGCATAATGGATAATTCACTTGTTAGATATGTAAATAGCATCTGACTTTCataactgataaaaaaacaTTCATCTGACTTCGTTGAGTCACTTTAATGTTGAGAATACTTCGATGATTTCAGTGCCGATGTTTGTTAAAATTCTCTTCATAATATGACCACCGCAGTAGCGAAAGGTAAAGAACAGCCCACCTACCTTATCACATTTTTCTTAGCTGGAAGTTCAGACACCTGAAAGTGATAAAAAGCCAGATACATGGAATTTACAACCATCAAACGATTCAGTGTATCCAATTCCAGCTAATTACAAGAACTGACATAGTGACACACAACCTTCTTCCTTCGCAACTACTAAAGTGCCAAAGTGTAGATCTAATGATACCATGGACATTTTTCAGAGGTAATCACTAGATTAAAAAGTGCCAAAGTGAATGAACTCATGCAAACAGAAAACTAAATAGAAGACATGAACCCAAAATGTGCTAGCAAGCACTAGACTTCAAACATTCAGATTGgatgataaatttttaaaaaatcaatcaatTGGATCATCCCTAAACATCAAGTAATAAACCAGTAAGTACTAAAATCTTGGTTACTACCTTCCCAACGGCTCCAATAACTATAGTAGTGTCAGAGCAACCGTAAACAGTGGCATATCTCAAAGGTGCTAAGATGTAAATGACAGAATCGTGACAATTTAGGACCTGCAATGGTATACTACTATGTTAGATGCAGgtcaatacaaaaaataataataataataaaatagttctTGAGGAATGGGGACACAAGTGAATTATCACAATTGTATGCGCAGATATTAAATTATGTTCGTATAGATGACGATGTAGGATCTGTTAGTAGGCAACACATACTATTTATTGTCTAAACTGTATGCGAGCAAACACAGATATCTGCCGTATACAAACCTTTACAGAAGAACCTTTAAGATCAGATGCTTGCTTTACAAGTGATGATTTGGAGATCCCTTCAATAAAACTAGGACCCCTAGCACTTGGTGAGGCCTTGATTGAAGTTGTGCAGGCATCTGCCATAGAA
Encoded proteins:
- the LOC121268347 gene encoding rhodanese-like domain-containing protein 9, chloroplastic; protein product: MAGIGFSSALSSTRSFWTSCLVSETHIGRTMPGKLLHRKNLNIKAEVSYVNAEEAKKLISVEEYTILDVRDKSQYDRAHIKSCYHVPLFIENQDNDFGTILKRTVHNNFSGLFFGLPFTKLNPDFVQSVKSQFSPGSKLLLVCQEGLRSAVAAKELEQAGFQNIACITSGLQAVKPGTFDSVGTTELKDAGKGGLITVQGKISAVLGTVLVCAYLFITFFPEQAEKLFQIAPVS